From the Anguilla anguilla isolate fAngAng1 chromosome 8, fAngAng1.pri, whole genome shotgun sequence genome, one window contains:
- the LOC118234056 gene encoding uncharacterized protein LOC118234056 gives MEGYNRRILSHNNKPQPVYAEGQPRKVTMVFKIHVPSGPDSQQGVQFVDENRAELIKRVTAENGIADALYSKKIVHRELYSHIRAAGTSQERMRLIYWVLNADTKKVAFLDQLTQEEPYLIQDQDADPPPSSSTSTTREVAQAEDRQDVKENVGKLERRRSKLMAMKTAQKQEMEFCRFLVSITDTTGPINEKLEDFKHQSVLFVDEHMAEFVERVTIPMPIADSLLTKKFVGIEQYSEIQKVGTNPDKMRLIYTALNAESKKTSFLELLVQKDLFFVRDLAKKKLEELEASNTAAD, from the exons ATGGAAGGCTACAACAGGAGAATATTGAGCCACAACAACAAGCCACAACCAGTATACGCAGAGGGACAACCCAGGAAAGTCACCATG GTATTCAAAATTCACGTGCCATCTGGCCCTGATTCCCAACAAG GTGTGCAGTTTGTAGATGAAAACAGGGCAGAGCTCATTAAAAGGGTTACTGCAGAAAATGGAATAGCAGATGCTCTCTACAGTAAAAAGATTGTCCACCGTGAGCTGTACAGTCACATTCGGGCTGCAGGAACCAGCCAGGAAAGAATGAGACTGATCTACTGGGTTCTCAATGCTGACACAAAGAAAGTTGCCTTCTTGGACCAGCTGACACAGGAGGAACCTTATCTTATCCAAGATCAGG ACGCTGACCCACCACCGTCAAGTTCAACGTCGACAACAAGAGAAGTCGCCCAAGCTGAAG atCGACAGGATGTAAAGGAAAATGTCGGAAAGCTGGAAAGAAGGCGCAGCAAGCTCATGGCTATGAAGACTGCCCAGAAGCAGGAAATGGAGTTCTGCAGATTTCTCGTTTCAATAACCGATACCACAGGTCCCATCAATGAGAAACTAGAAGACTTCAAACACCAGA GTGTGCTGTTTGTGGATGAACACATGGCAGAGTTCGTTGAAAGGGTTACTATACCAATGCCAATAGCAGATTCTTTACTTACTAAAAAATTTGTCGGAATTGAGCAGTACAGTGAGATCCAGAAGGTAGGAACCAATCCGGATAAAATGAGACTGATCTACACAGCTCTCAATGCTGAATCAAAGAAAACTTCCTTCTTGGAGCTGCTGGTACAGAAGGACCTTTTTTTTGTCCGAGATCTGG CAAAGAAGAAACTAGAAGAACTTGAGGCCAGTAACACTGCTGCAGACTGA